In a single window of the Syntrophorhabdales bacterium genome:
- the miaA gene encoding tRNA (adenosine(37)-N6)-dimethylallyltransferase MiaA — MVEATKQKVITVAGPTCTGKSECGVWLAKEFDGEIVNADSMQVYKYFDIGSAKPPSAVKKEITHHLVDMVEPEEDFNGALFREAADRAINDIGSRKKIPIVVGGTGLYLRILLHGLFAVKGDASVRENLRLRYQREPEAMYEELAQIDPSYAAKISPNDRIRVIRAIEIYYSSGVSVSEWQERHGFREQRYDAYNIGLERERAELYDSINSRVDSMLQAGWVDEVRRLLDAGYSRNLKPFLSIGYRDILLYLDGALGYAEMVTKIKQETRHYAKRQMTWFFRDKGISWFRYPEDREKIKAEVRQFLQQN; from the coding sequence GTGGTGGAGGCAACAAAACAGAAGGTCATCACCGTTGCCGGCCCTACGTGCACGGGCAAGTCGGAATGTGGCGTGTGGCTTGCGAAAGAGTTTGACGGGGAGATAGTGAACGCCGATTCAATGCAGGTCTACAAGTACTTTGACATCGGCAGTGCCAAACCCCCATCGGCGGTGAAGAAGGAAATCACCCACCATCTTGTTGATATGGTGGAGCCTGAGGAGGACTTTAACGGCGCACTCTTCAGGGAGGCTGCTGACCGGGCAATCAATGACATCGGGTCAAGAAAGAAGATACCGATCGTTGTGGGAGGAACCGGCCTCTACCTGCGTATACTGCTGCACGGTCTATTTGCCGTCAAAGGAGATGCGTCGGTCAGGGAGAATCTGAGACTGCGCTACCAGAGAGAGCCGGAAGCAATGTACGAGGAGCTTGCGCAGATCGACCCGTCGTATGCTGCAAAGATAAGCCCGAATGACAGGATCAGGGTTATACGGGCTATTGAGATCTATTACAGCTCCGGTGTGAGTGTGTCCGAATGGCAGGAACGCCACGGCTTCAGGGAGCAGCGCTACGATGCATACAACATAGGACTCGAACGGGAACGGGCCGAACTCTACGATAGTATCAACAGCCGGGTTGACAGCATGCTGCAGGCAGGCTGGGTGGACGAAGTCAGGAGGTTGCTGGATGCCGGCTACTCAAGAAATCTAAAGCCTTTCCTGAGCATAGGGTATCGGGATATTCTACTTTACCTGGACGGCGCTCTCGGTTATGCTGAGATGGTCACAAAAATTAAACAAGAGACGCGTCATTACGCCAAGAGACAGATGACGTGGTTCTTTCGTGACAAGGGAATAAGCTGGTTCCGATATCCTGAAGACAGGGAAAAAATAAAGGCGGAGGTGAGACAATTTCTACAACAGAACTGA
- a CDS encoding TRAP transporter small permease gives MDAVLGCVEKVSKWMQAVSCVALTCLMLLTTIDVIGRTFGHPIIGTYELVGLGGAVVLGFAIPMTSWMRGHIFVDTFYRKLSNPVQIGFNVITRLISITLFVLIAWNLLKLGYELHTAGEVTLTRHLPFYPVAYGLAVCCFVQCVVLLCDILKIAGGRYE, from the coding sequence ATGGACGCAGTACTCGGATGTGTGGAAAAAGTGAGCAAATGGATGCAGGCTGTCTCCTGCGTTGCCCTGACCTGCCTGATGCTACTTACGACCATCGACGTCATAGGCCGGACCTTCGGCCATCCCATCATAGGCACCTATGAACTTGTCGGCCTCGGTGGGGCGGTCGTGCTCGGGTTTGCCATTCCCATGACGTCATGGATGCGAGGTCATATCTTTGTGGACACGTTTTACCGCAAACTTTCAAATCCGGTGCAGATAGGGTTCAACGTTATAACAAGGCTCATCAGCATCACCCTCTTCGTGCTGATTGCCTGGAACCTGCTCAAATTGGGCTATGAACTTCACACGGCCGGTGAGGTGACGCTCACCCGGCACCTGCCCTTCTATCCGGTCGCCTACGGACTGGCGGTCTGCTGCTTTGTCCAGTGCGTGGTGCTTCTCTGCGACATCCTGAAGATCGCGGGAGGCAGGTATGAATGA
- a CDS encoding type IV pilus twitching motility protein PilT — MDISELLIFAVENKASDVHLSAGEPPMVRIHGEIRKVEVPPLDEEAVHRMIYDILNDEQRKIFEEFLELDFSLALGDYGRFRVNVFKQNRGDAASFRPVPNKIPGFDELGLPKTLVNIARLEKGLVLVTGPTGSGKSTTLAAMIDFINSEMKGHIITIEDPIEFVYRSKFCLVNQRELGPHTKSFANALRAALREDPDVILVGEMRDLETISLALTAAETGHLVFATLHTSGAPKTIDRVIDVFPAGQQNQVRAMLSESIQAIITQALFKRRDNKGRVAAFEIMLATPAIRNLIRENKIAQMPSIMQTSKAMGMITMEAAVKELMARNLVTAEEVAFYLPAPLPGR; from the coding sequence ATGGACATTTCTGAGCTTCTTATTTTCGCCGTTGAAAACAAGGCCTCCGACGTTCACTTGAGCGCAGGAGAGCCGCCGATGGTGAGGATACACGGCGAAATACGGAAGGTCGAGGTCCCCCCGCTGGATGAAGAGGCCGTCCACAGGATGATTTACGACATCCTGAATGACGAACAGCGTAAGATTTTTGAGGAATTCCTCGAACTCGATTTTTCCCTCGCCCTTGGCGATTACGGAAGATTCAGGGTAAATGTCTTCAAGCAGAACAGGGGAGACGCTGCTTCCTTCAGGCCGGTGCCGAACAAAATCCCGGGGTTTGACGAGCTGGGTCTGCCGAAAACACTGGTGAACATCGCGCGCCTTGAAAAGGGTCTCGTGCTTGTTACGGGTCCTACCGGCAGCGGTAAATCGACCACGCTGGCTGCAATGATAGACTTCATCAACAGCGAAATGAAAGGCCATATTATCACCATCGAGGACCCGATAGAGTTCGTGTACCGGTCAAAGTTTTGCCTTGTGAATCAGAGGGAACTCGGGCCGCACACGAAGAGTTTTGCCAACGCACTGAGGGCAGCGCTTCGCGAGGATCCGGACGTGATACTTGTCGGCGAAATGAGAGACCTGGAAACCATCTCTCTTGCCCTCACGGCCGCGGAAACGGGGCACCTGGTGTTTGCAACATTGCACACGAGCGGTGCGCCAAAAACGATCGACAGGGTCATCGACGTGTTCCCGGCGGGACAGCAGAACCAGGTGAGGGCAATGCTGTCGGAATCGATCCAGGCCATTATTACGCAGGCCCTCTTCAAGCGTCGGGATAATAAGGGACGGGTGGCTGCCTTTGAAATTATGCTGGCAACGCCTGCGATACGAAACCTGATACGGGAAAACAAGATTGCCCAGATGCCTTCAATCATGCAGACCAGCAAGGCTATGGGCATGATAACCATGGAGGCTGCCGTTAAAGAATTGATGGCGCGTAACCTCGTAACGGCCGAAGAGGTGGCCTTCTACCTGCCGGCCCCGCTTCCCGGGAGGTGA
- a CDS encoding PilT/PilU family type 4a pilus ATPase: protein MVPLKKLLKHMTETNASDIYLTVGLPPMFRVEGTVDRYEGAEALTPEDTQEVAYSIMNERQKRRFEEEFEMGLALFYPDLGRFRVSIFRQMGHVGVILRQIKIQIKTVDDLGLPQILKKIVMTKRGLILVVGATGTGKSTTLAAMLDYRNEHEKGHIITVEDPIEFVHHHKKSVITQREIGFDTLSFANALKYTMRQAPDVILIGEIRDTETMEAAIGFAETGHLCLGTLHANNANQALERVMNFFTAERYAQIFMQLSLTLRAIISQRLIPTKDGKRIAAVEILLDTPRVKDLIAQQQVAQLKEAMLLGYHEGMQTFDQSIFDLYKAGKIDYKHAIGYADSQNDLRLKIKTSEVKKDKVTERVQEKGLKLEWDGKY from the coding sequence ATGGTGCCGCTGAAGAAGCTTCTCAAGCACATGACCGAGACCAACGCCTCAGACATCTACCTGACCGTCGGGCTGCCTCCTATGTTCAGGGTGGAAGGTACTGTCGACCGGTATGAGGGTGCAGAGGCGCTGACGCCGGAAGACACGCAGGAAGTGGCGTACAGCATCATGAACGAGCGGCAGAAGAGAAGATTTGAGGAAGAGTTCGAGATGGGGCTAGCCTTGTTCTATCCCGATCTCGGAAGGTTCCGGGTGAGCATCTTCAGGCAGATGGGCCACGTCGGAGTGATCCTCCGGCAGATTAAGATACAGATAAAAACCGTCGACGATCTTGGGCTGCCGCAGATTCTGAAAAAGATAGTGATGACGAAAAGGGGTCTTATCCTTGTGGTCGGTGCTACCGGAACAGGCAAATCGACAACGCTTGCCGCAATGCTCGATTATCGGAATGAGCACGAGAAGGGGCACATCATCACTGTGGAAGACCCGATAGAGTTTGTTCATCACCACAAGAAAAGCGTCATCACCCAGAGGGAGATCGGCTTCGACACCCTTTCTTTTGCGAACGCGCTGAAGTACACGATGCGACAGGCGCCGGACGTGATCCTCATCGGCGAAATACGGGACACTGAGACGATGGAAGCTGCAATAGGTTTTGCCGAAACCGGCCATTTATGCCTGGGGACTCTCCATGCAAACAACGCCAACCAGGCGTTGGAAAGGGTCATGAATTTCTTTACCGCAGAACGGTACGCACAGATTTTTATGCAGCTCTCTCTCACGCTGCGAGCCATCATTTCGCAGCGTCTCATCCCCACCAAGGATGGCAAGCGGATCGCGGCCGTCGAGATCCTGCTCGACACTCCCCGCGTCAAAGATTTGATTGCTCAGCAGCAGGTGGCACAGCTGAAAGAAGCCATGCTGCTCGGTTATCACGAGGGTATGCAGACATTCGATCAGTCGATTTTTGATCTGTATAAGGCAGGCAAAATCGATTACAAGCATGCCATAGGCTATGCGGACAGCCAGAATGACCTGCGCCTTAAAATAAAGACGAGCGAGGTCAAGAAGGATAAGGTTACTGAGCGGGTCCAGGAGAAGGGCCTGAAACTGGAGTGGGACGGGAAGTACTGA
- a CDS encoding glycosyltransferase, whose product MRILICIPHALETPRGNSVAALRLSAGFERRGHRVSILENCEGRGHSEARECVRSIGPDVVVVMHAWRCATVFHAARSTVNGPMIVSLRGTDSNEMLEDEERRAVIRSVLESSHAIAVLSEPMRKRVVRHLPASQGRIAVIPNGLELPASQADYRQRLAPDRNTFVIVGLAGIREEKRILWLLNALSDARTQNQNLVYLHAGPILEKKTGEMFKEICEKEAWIRYEGIVPREEVASFLRAGDLFVSASRSEGMPHAVREAMFVGRPCLLSDIEGHRNLAEEGVEAVFFNDKESFSRNLTMLMQDSALRRRLAESSRHRVEKELLRQGEIDDYLALFTTIAQNHGMSAHTT is encoded by the coding sequence GTGAGAATCCTTATCTGCATACCGCATGCACTGGAGACACCCAGGGGGAATAGTGTTGCTGCGCTGCGCCTCAGCGCAGGATTTGAAAGGAGAGGCCACAGGGTATCGATCCTTGAGAACTGCGAGGGGCGGGGCCATAGCGAGGCCAGGGAGTGTGTCCGGAGCATTGGGCCTGACGTTGTGGTTGTGATGCATGCGTGGCGCTGTGCCACGGTATTCCACGCCGCGCGATCGACTGTGAACGGGCCCATGATCGTGTCGCTGCGCGGAACAGACAGCAATGAAATGCTGGAGGATGAGGAGAGACGTGCTGTCATACGATCAGTGCTGGAGTCGTCCCACGCCATAGCAGTCTTATCGGAACCCATGCGTAAGAGGGTCGTCAGACATTTGCCTGCGTCGCAAGGCAGGATAGCGGTTATTCCCAACGGTCTCGAACTTCCGGCCTCGCAAGCAGACTACAGGCAGAGACTGGCGCCAGACAGGAACACTTTTGTGATCGTGGGGCTGGCGGGTATCCGTGAGGAGAAAAGGATCCTGTGGCTCCTCAATGCGCTATCCGATGCGCGGACACAGAATCAGAACCTCGTCTATCTCCATGCAGGGCCGATCCTTGAAAAAAAGACGGGTGAGATGTTCAAGGAAATATGTGAGAAGGAAGCGTGGATACGGTACGAAGGAATCGTACCTCGCGAGGAAGTAGCCTCCTTCCTCAGAGCGGGTGATCTCTTTGTGTCGGCCAGCCGTTCCGAGGGAATGCCTCATGCGGTCCGGGAAGCTATGTTCGTGGGCCGTCCGTGTCTGCTCTCAGACATTGAAGGTCATCGCAATCTTGCCGAAGAAGGCGTTGAAGCAGTTTTTTTTAATGACAAGGAGAGTTTCTCCCGGAATCTGACCATGCTCATGCAGGACAGTGCGCTCAGAAGGCGCTTAGCGGAGAGCAGCCGTCATCGCGTAGAGAAGGAGCTTCTCCGGCAGGGCGAAATAGACGATTACCTCGCGCTCTTCACTACGATCGCGCAGAATCATGGCATGAGCGCGCATACAACCTAA
- a CDS encoding TRAP transporter substrate-binding protein — MSKTIVALCLVIGVALLVGLTGTSTYAAEQKVITLKFSESTFPATHRFAMLMADWCKEVEKRTNGRVKIDFFPGGILAPTTQVFDSVRKGIADLGDTFAGYTKGRFPLIETIDLPYGYKSAMMGTRLTNEFYNKFKPKEYDDVKIMFFYTAGPQFLDTKKEVTKLEEVKGLKIRSTGTSAKIVEYLGGAPVGMPMGDAYDALARGVVNGVVGPTEVMKGWKLAEVLSFATNYGASHVNAAYIFMNKNKWNSIPAGDQKIIEQVNAEWIEKAGKNWDDADKEGADLLISKGGKVIVLPAQEQEKWKAALKPMFEEYIKELNSKGLPGNEAVKFCMDYVKSH; from the coding sequence ATGAGTAAAACCATAGTAGCACTCTGTCTGGTGATCGGTGTTGCCCTTCTGGTGGGTCTGACGGGTACGTCCACTTACGCCGCAGAGCAGAAAGTTATTACGCTCAAGTTCTCTGAGTCGACCTTTCCCGCCACACACCGTTTTGCCATGCTCATGGCTGACTGGTGCAAAGAGGTGGAAAAGAGAACAAACGGCAGAGTCAAGATCGACTTCTTCCCGGGCGGCATCCTGGCACCCACGACCCAGGTCTTTGACAGTGTGAGAAAAGGCATCGCAGACCTGGGAGACACCTTTGCAGGGTACACCAAGGGACGCTTCCCCCTCATCGAGACGATCGACCTTCCGTACGGCTACAAGAGCGCGATGATGGGCACCCGTCTCACCAACGAGTTCTATAACAAGTTCAAGCCCAAGGAATATGACGATGTGAAAATCATGTTCTTCTACACTGCCGGGCCGCAATTCCTCGATACGAAGAAGGAGGTAACAAAGCTGGAGGAAGTGAAGGGATTGAAGATACGCTCAACAGGCACGAGCGCAAAAATAGTCGAGTACCTCGGCGGCGCTCCCGTGGGCATGCCCATGGGCGACGCGTACGATGCGCTGGCCAGAGGCGTGGTGAATGGTGTGGTCGGCCCCACGGAAGTCATGAAGGGATGGAAGCTCGCCGAAGTCTTGAGCTTCGCGACAAACTACGGCGCCTCGCATGTCAATGCCGCCTATATTTTCATGAACAAGAACAAATGGAATTCAATTCCTGCAGGCGATCAGAAAATTATCGAGCAGGTCAATGCCGAATGGATAGAAAAGGCAGGCAAGAACTGGGACGACGCGGACAAGGAAGGAGCTGACCTGTTGATCTCAAAGGGTGGAAAGGTAATCGTGCTGCCTGCACAGGAACAGGAAAAATGGAAGGCCGCGCTCAAGCCCATGTTTGAGGAGTACATAAAAGAGTTGAACTCCAAAGGCTTGCCTGGCAATGAGGCAGTAAAGTTCTGCATGGACTATGTGAAGAGCCACTAA
- a CDS encoding PBP1A family penicillin-binding protein — translation MSRIIKFAVLLFFIPAALGTGFSYSLVNYLELPDIKQLETFKPKSATRLYADDGTLYAELFVEKRIPIPTSEMPKQLRLAFIAIEDVRFYNHVGIDFRGIFRAAYRNVMRQSFSEGASTITQQLARNLFLSPTKSFKRKIEEAILAVNIERTYSKDEILSMYLNLIYLGEGAYGVEAASYTYFHKKARDLNLQEAATLASLTKSPSRSSPFKNIPKAMERRNLVLRKMYEAGFISRDDQVRAAMAPLALAPFRIYARKNGFFIDYVKQVMEEHISSKDEIYTQGLNVKTSLSLQMTEFANAAIEKGLLAYRERHPRVSELPEMALVAIEVKTGEVKVLIGGKDFATSPYNRMTQAKRQPGSSFKPIIYLAALEEGLKPTYMLRDAPVSFTNPWTKQVWSPHNYNNEYHGDVPMRKALELSLNTATVRLLDKIGVQNVIELAKRLHLSSNFEPNLSLALGSTEVIPLELALAYATVARGGTYLPPKVIQSISTVDNEEIYSDQPADPEPVVNPEEAFTLVDMMKGVIKQGTAAKASRMPYYLAGKTGTTNDFRDAWFIGFSPNLLCAVWVGYDKETHLAGRESGAIAALPIWIDFMSKALTFYPNDDFAPPDQEESISRFTPPFNGNR, via the coding sequence ATGTCAAGGATTATAAAGTTCGCCGTACTCCTCTTCTTTATCCCTGCAGCGCTGGGCACAGGCTTCTCTTACAGCCTCGTCAATTACCTTGAACTTCCCGACATCAAGCAGCTTGAAACCTTCAAGCCCAAGTCGGCTACGCGTCTCTACGCGGACGACGGAACGCTCTATGCTGAGCTTTTCGTGGAAAAGAGGATTCCCATTCCGACGAGCGAGATGCCGAAGCAATTGCGGCTTGCCTTCATTGCCATAGAAGACGTACGCTTTTATAACCACGTAGGGATCGACTTCAGGGGTATCTTCCGCGCGGCATACCGAAACGTGATGCGGCAGAGCTTCTCGGAGGGAGCCTCCACCATCACCCAGCAGCTTGCCCGAAATCTTTTCCTCTCGCCGACCAAGAGCTTCAAGCGGAAGATAGAAGAGGCCATACTGGCCGTTAATATAGAGCGCACGTACTCAAAAGATGAAATACTCAGCATGTATCTCAACCTCATCTATCTTGGTGAAGGCGCCTACGGGGTCGAGGCTGCAAGTTACACCTATTTTCACAAAAAGGCCCGCGACCTCAATCTTCAGGAGGCTGCGACCCTCGCCTCGCTCACCAAATCGCCATCCCGCTCGTCCCCTTTCAAGAATATTCCCAAGGCGATGGAAAGGCGGAACCTGGTTCTGAGAAAAATGTATGAGGCGGGCTTCATCAGCAGGGACGACCAGGTGAGAGCGGCCATGGCCCCTCTTGCACTTGCCCCCTTCAGGATTTACGCACGCAAGAACGGATTTTTCATCGATTACGTGAAACAGGTCATGGAAGAGCACATCTCCAGCAAAGATGAGATTTACACGCAGGGACTCAATGTTAAAACAAGTCTCAGCCTGCAGATGACCGAGTTCGCCAATGCAGCCATCGAAAAAGGGCTTCTCGCCTACAGGGAGCGGCACCCGCGCGTCTCTGAGCTTCCGGAGATGGCGCTCGTTGCCATCGAGGTGAAGACCGGAGAAGTGAAAGTACTCATCGGAGGGAAGGATTTTGCAACGTCACCCTACAACAGGATGACGCAAGCGAAGCGACAGCCCGGGTCCTCATTCAAACCTATCATTTATCTCGCCGCGCTTGAAGAAGGCCTGAAACCCACCTATATGCTGAGAGATGCGCCTGTCTCCTTCACCAATCCATGGACAAAACAGGTCTGGTCTCCTCACAATTACAATAACGAATACCATGGCGACGTACCCATGCGAAAGGCTCTGGAGCTCTCGCTCAACACGGCCACGGTGAGGCTTCTGGATAAGATCGGTGTACAGAATGTCATCGAACTGGCAAAGAGGCTCCACCTGTCCTCCAATTTTGAACCGAACCTGTCGCTGGCCTTAGGTTCAACAGAGGTGATACCGCTGGAGCTGGCTCTGGCGTACGCTACTGTGGCGCGCGGTGGCACCTACCTGCCGCCGAAAGTGATACAATCGATCTCCACTGTCGACAACGAGGAAATATACTCTGACCAGCCTGCCGATCCGGAACCCGTGGTAAATCCCGAAGAAGCATTCACGCTGGTCGACATGATGAAAGGTGTTATCAAGCAGGGAACCGCTGCCAAGGCATCGCGCATGCCGTATTATCTGGCAGGGAAGACCGGGACCACCAATGACTTCAGGGATGCGTGGTTCATAGGCTTTTCGCCAAACCTGCTGTGCGCCGTGTGGGTCGGCTACGACAAGGAAACGCATCTGGCAGGAAGGGAATCGGGCGCCATCGCAGCTTTGCCCATATGGATCGACTTCATGTCGAAGGCACTCACCTTCTATCCCAATGATGACTTTGCGCCGCCGGACCAGGAGGAATCGATCAGCCGCTTTACACCGCCCTTCAACGGCAATCGCTGA
- the scpB gene encoding SMC-Scp complex subunit ScpB, producing the protein MEAILFSSAKPVTATKLHKGLEEYKPEEIEGMMKELMAEYRESDRPVEIIEVAGGYQMRTKLAYREQVRRFVKERETGLTKPMLETLAIIAYRQPVAKRDIDGLRGVDSARTVRQLLDRKLIEIAGRNEELGKPIIFKTTPRFLELFGLKDIRDLPTIREIESLDK; encoded by the coding sequence TTGGAAGCGATTCTCTTTTCTTCGGCAAAGCCGGTCACCGCCACCAAACTCCACAAAGGCCTGGAGGAATACAAGCCTGAAGAGATAGAGGGCATGATGAAAGAGCTGATGGCAGAGTACAGGGAATCGGATCGACCTGTGGAAATAATAGAAGTGGCGGGCGGTTACCAGATGCGTACGAAGCTTGCCTATCGCGAGCAGGTCAGGCGATTCGTGAAAGAGCGGGAAACAGGCCTGACAAAGCCCATGCTCGAGACCCTGGCGATAATAGCCTACCGACAGCCCGTGGCAAAAAGAGATATTGACGGGCTTAGAGGGGTCGATTCAGCAAGGACTGTCAGACAACTGCTCGATCGAAAGCTGATCGAGATCGCCGGGAGAAACGAAGAACTAGGCAAACCGATCATTTTCAAGACCACTCCTCGATTTCTCGAACTTTTCGGGCTTAAAGATATCAGAGATTTGCCGACAATAAGAGAGATAGAGTCGTTAGATAAATAG
- a CDS encoding TRAP transporter large permease, protein MNEVTIGVIGLGVVLALFMTGIEMSFAMIAVGFVGFGYLMSWEAALNLLAKDFFDVFTSYSLTVVPLFILMGQIAFNSGIAKKLFDASYKYVGHIPGGLAISTVAGATAFKAICGSTPATTATFASVAVPEMERYGYDRRLSSGIVATVGTLGILLPPSVTLIIFGIISDQSIGRLFLAGVFPGLIIASFFVIVIYGWCKLNPAVGPKGPTFSWHDRIKVLPEVGWVVVVFLLMVGGIMKGFFTPTEAGSVGTCLVLLLTLFKRDLDFKGYIKSIIESVRTACMVLLLVMSSTILGHFIAVTKIPMLAADWIVSLPFSPVIIVILISLIYLIGGSFIDDLAFMILATPIFFPAIVKLGYNPIWFSMIIAITIMIGVVIPPVAICVFIVKQITKIPMGVIYQGVYPFLISLVVGGILLFFFPQIATWLPATLMGK, encoded by the coding sequence ATGAATGAGGTGACGATAGGCGTTATAGGCCTGGGAGTGGTGCTGGCCCTCTTCATGACGGGCATAGAGATGTCTTTTGCCATGATCGCCGTGGGCTTCGTAGGATTCGGCTATCTCATGTCGTGGGAAGCAGCGTTGAACCTTCTGGCTAAAGATTTCTTCGATGTCTTTACCTCTTACAGTCTCACGGTGGTGCCGCTCTTCATCCTCATGGGGCAGATTGCTTTCAACTCAGGCATCGCGAAAAAACTCTTCGATGCATCCTATAAATACGTGGGACACATCCCCGGAGGCCTTGCCATATCTACTGTGGCTGGTGCAACAGCCTTCAAGGCCATATGCGGCTCTACGCCTGCCACCACCGCCACCTTTGCAAGTGTTGCGGTTCCGGAAATGGAACGGTACGGCTACGACAGGAGGCTATCGTCGGGCATCGTGGCCACGGTGGGCACACTCGGCATCCTGCTCCCTCCGAGCGTGACCCTTATCATATTCGGCATTATCTCCGACCAGTCGATCGGCAGGCTCTTTCTGGCCGGAGTCTTTCCGGGTCTCATTATCGCTTCATTCTTCGTCATCGTTATCTATGGATGGTGCAAGCTCAATCCCGCAGTGGGTCCCAAAGGTCCTACGTTCTCGTGGCATGACCGTATCAAGGTACTTCCCGAAGTCGGCTGGGTGGTGGTGGTCTTCCTGCTGATGGTAGGCGGGATTATGAAGGGGTTCTTCACTCCTACAGAAGCGGGCAGCGTGGGTACGTGTCTGGTTCTACTTCTCACCCTGTTCAAGAGAGATCTCGATTTCAAGGGCTACATCAAATCGATCATCGAATCTGTCAGGACCGCCTGCATGGTCCTGCTGCTGGTTATGAGTTCCACCATACTCGGCCATTTCATTGCTGTGACCAAGATCCCCATGCTGGCAGCCGACTGGATCGTGTCGCTGCCTTTCTCTCCTGTGATTATCGTGATCCTGATTTCTCTCATCTACCTCATCGGCGGTTCGTTTATCGATGATCTCGCCTTCATGATCCTGGCAACACCGATCTTCTTCCCTGCCATTGTCAAACTCGGGTACAACCCCATATGGTTCAGCATGATTATTGCCATCACGATCATGATAGGCGTTGTGATTCCCCCGGTGGCTATCTGCGTCTTTATCGTGAAGCAGATTACCAAAATACCCATGGGGGTGATTTACCAGGGAGTCTATCCTTTTCTGATAAGCCTGGTTGTCGGCGGGATACTCCTCTTCTTCTTTCCGCAGATAGCCACGTGGCTTCCGGCAACCCTGATGGGGAAATAA